In the bacterium SCSIO 12741 genome, AAAGCAACTTTCAATTTAACAACCTAATCAACCTCACTGGAGGTATTGAAGCTTGGGTGGATAAATACGCCCCCGAAAAAGTAGCTGAACGCTAATTATGTCCAACCGATCCATTAAAGATTACATGGTCTTAACCCTGAAAGGGATGGCCATGGGAGCAGCCGACGTAGTTCCTGGAGTATCTGGAGGAACAATCGCTTTTATATCTGGTATTTACGAAGAACTTTTGAGCACCATTAGCGGAGTTCGTCCCCGCTTGATAACGGTTTTAAGAAAAGAGGGATTAAAATCCTTTTGGAAAGAACTGAACGGAAACTTTATCGTTGCACTCTTTCTGGGAATATTGATCAGTATTGCCTCGCTGGCCACGGTGATTAAGTATTTGCTTCGCGAACAACCGGTATTGCTTTGGTCCTTTTTCTTCGGGTTGATTATCGCCTCCGTCTTTTTGGTTGGAAAACAGGTACGAAACTTTAAAGCTCCTATTAATATAATAGGACTGATAGCCGGTACGGTGATCGCCTACTTTATCACCCTGGCCACACCAACGGGAGAAAGCCAAAACTTGATTTACATCTTTTTCTGCGGTTCTATCGCCATTACGGCCATGATCTTGCCTGGAATCTCAGGTAGTTTTATCCTGTTGCTGCTTGGCGCCTATACCACCGTGTTAGGCACTGTCAGCGATTTGATTCAATTCCTAAAAAATGGACAGTTCGGAGAAATGGTATCCGGTGTTACACTCATCGCTGTATTTGCAGCGGGATGCTTGACAGGTCTGTTAGGTTTTAGTGGCGCTTTGAGCTGGTTGTTCAAAAAAGCCCATGACTTCACGGTAGCCGTTCTAACCGGTTTTCTAATTGGATCACTCAACAAGGTGTGGCCCTGGAAACATACCCTGGAATCGATTGTCCTTCATCCGGGCGAACCTAACGAACGGGTAGTTCCTATGGTGGAAGAAAACGTGCTGCCACAGGCTTTTAACGGTGACCCTCAACTTCTTTTTGCCATTTTATTGGCATTGGCTGGGTTTGGACTGATCATGATTTTGGATCGTTTCGCTCCTGAAAATCAAGAGGCTGCCTAATGCCCCAGTTTGGATTAATTGGGCAATCCTTAGCTCACTCTTTTTCCCGGGACTTCTTTCTGGATAAGTTTGAGAGCCTAAATCTCACGGATCACGACTACCTCAATTTTGAAATCAATGATTTGGAGGAACTCCCCCCTATCGTTGAGGCACATCCCGAATTAATGGGATTCAATGTAACTATACCTTTCAAAGAAGAGATGGTTACCTTTTTGGATCGGCACACCCTAGAGGCCAGTGCCGTTGGAGCCGTTAATTGCGTTAAGATTGTTCGCGAAGGAGAAAACGTGTTTTGGATTGGCCACAATACGGATGTCTATGGCTTTCAAACATCCTTACAAAACATGCCAGGTATCGACCGAGTTAAGACTGCCTTGATCCTTGGAACAGGCGGAGCGGCTAAATCGGTGCAATGGGTACTGGACCGAATGAAAATTAAACACAAGTCCGTTAGTCGCGATCCATTGGCCAGAATCAACTACTACAACCTCAAGCCTCAGCGAGTGGCCGATGTTCAGTTGATTATCAATGCTACACCTTTGGGTACCTGGCCTGATGTAGACGAATGTCCACCCATTCCGTACGAAGTCATTGGAGCCGACCATCTCTGTTTCGATTTAGTCTACAACCCCGAAAAATCTTTGTTTTTAGCTCAAGCTGAAGCTCAAGGTGCCACCATTCAAAATGGGCTTGAAATGCTCGTTCTCCAGGCTGAAAAAAGCTGGGAGATTTGGAACAGTTAGCTATTGTTTCTGAAACTTGAGGGTCGTTTCTTCCCAAAAGTCCTTAATCTCTATCAAGTACTGCCCCTTGCCAATTCCGGCAAGTGAAAGCGAAAAAGATTCAGCCGAAAGCTGCGTGGTGACCTGCTTTTCCATGACCATTCTTCCGGACATATCAAAGATTCTAATCTGCAAGGATGGGAGAATAGCATCCGAGTAAATCACGGTCAATACGTCATCTTGAACAGGATTGGGTGCAATTTTATAGCTTACGGGTTGATGCTTGTAATCCACATGTATCACCTCATTGTCGGCCGATAGAATCCACCTCTTAGGATCAAAGGAAACAACCCTTACGGGCCCCTCCAGCGGTATTTTGTACTCTTGCCTGTCGTAGGAATGATCGAGGCGCAACAAGGTATCTGTTCTATCACCTACCACATGGATAGGCAACACCATATCGAAAAAGGTACCTTCCCATACCCAGGATTGCTCCTGGTTCAAAATCAAATAGAGATTGTATTGCCGGTCCTGATACCACTCAATGGTATAGCTGGGCCAGCCCTGACGGTAGAACCAATCGTTAAAAAATTCATCAATCCCCTGTCCTCCGGCTTCTTTCAGGTGACGTATCAAATCTTCGGTCCGGGCAAATCCATAATTAAGAGACTCATCGTTGAGGTAGTTGCGAATGGCTTCAAAAAAGGCCTCGTCTCCCATTTTCCAGCGAAGCATGTGAAGCAAGTAAGCACCTTTGGCATAAGTCCACTTGGGATCGAACAAACGCCCTAAATTATTCGTATCTGGCACATGAACGGAACCCCCAGGGTGGGTTGTAATCAAACTTATTTTGTCCTCCTTCCAGGCATTCCAAAGAACAGGAATGTTGAACTCATAAGTCAAGCCCTCCAAATAGGTAGCAAATCCCTCGTTTAACCACAGGTCCTGCCAGGACCCACAAGTAATTTGATCCCCAAACCATTGATGCGCCAATTCATGGGCCACCAAGCCGTGTTTGAAATGGTACATAAAACTCATGGTTTGGTGTTCCATACCACCACCCCACTTAAATTGGGCATGGCCATAATGCTCGTCAATAAAAGGATAGGTTCCAAACAAAGAATCAAACAAATGAAGGGTTTGATCGAAGTCTACTAAATCATTTACCGCTTCAGCAGAATCTTCAGGATACACGTAATTGACAAAACGTAAGGACTTGTCGCCTACCGGAATATCCTCCTCAAAATAGGCATAGGGAGCCACAGTAATGGCAACCAGGTAACTCACTATGGGGTAATTGTGCTCCCAAACCGTTTTGCTCCAGCCGTTCCCCTTGTCCTCAACGAGTTTTTTCAATCCGTTGGAAACGGAACTGTAAGCTGATGGAGCGGTGATGGAGATCTGAAGCTTCTCTATTTTGTCGGTAAGATCTTGTTTACAAGGCCACCAATCCTTAGCTCCATAGGGTTCAGAAAGTGTCCATAGAACCGGAATTCCCTGCCCAGTTGTATCGGTTTGGAAAGAGCGGGTAGATCGAGTCGGCTCCCCCTTGTAGAGAATAACGATGTCCAGCTCCATATCTAATGGAAGGGCCGAGTCCAGCGGAATGGTGATAACATCATTTTCATGGGTAATGGCCATCAGCTGATTGGCAACCAATACAGTGTCCACCTGCAGTTCATTACTCAAATCCAATTGAATGGTATCGAGTCCTTCGGCAACTACCTTCACCTTCGTTTGAACCGTACCTTCGATATAGTGGACGGCAGGATCAACCCGCAAAAAGAGACTCTGCTCTCTTACATCAAACTTTCCCCGCTGAGTATAAACCTGCGTTTGATCAGCTTGCCTCACGGCAAACCGACTTTGCTCCGCCTTACTAATGGGCCCCAATTGATGCTTAAACTCAATTTGAGCAAGTAAAACAGACGGGAAATAAAGACAGAGTATGATTAGGAGCCAGCGCATCCTACAAATATAGCAGCGCAGGCCATTCAATACGTCTGAGAAATGACGGGAATTAGTTCAAGCCTTCCAGCTCTTTTTCCATGGCCGTACGAAGGTCATCTGAAATATTCACCAAAGGCAAGCGAACCGCTTCTCCACAAACCCCTTTCATTTTAAGAGCAGCCTTGATTCCCGCGGGATTCCCTTGAACAAACAGCTGATCAATCAAATCAGAAACGCGGTTTTGAATACGCTGTGCTTCTGCATAATCGCCGTTGAGTGCAGCGTGGGTCATTTTTCCAAAATCCTTGGGTAAAGCGTTACCAATAACGGAAATAACTCCGTCTCCACCGGCTGCAATGTGTGGAACAACCAAGGCGTCATCACCACTAATAACCTTAAAATCTTCGGGTTTGTCCTTGAGAATTTTCACGATTTGAACCAAATCACCGGAAGCTTCCTTCACAGCGATGATGTTATCAAAGTCCCGAGCCAATCTTAAAGTGGTATCGGCCGACATGTTGCTCGCTGTGCGCCCAGGAACATTGTAAAGAATGATAGGCAATGGCGAAGCTTCGCTCAAAGCTTTGTAATGCTGATAGATACCTTCTTGGGTAGGCTTGTTGTAATAAGGGCTTGCCGATAAAATGGCATATACCCCGTCCAGGTCAAAATTGGAGAAACCTTCTACCAACGAGGCAGTGTTGTTTCCACCGTGACCGAATACCACAGGTTTTCTCCCCTGATTCACCTGTTTGACTACACGCAACACTTCCTGTTTTTCGGCCAAAGTCATGGTCGCTGATTCTCCAGTTGTTCCTTGAACAACCAAGTAATCCACGCCACCTTCTACCAAATAATTTGTCAGGTTTTCCAACCCGGCGTAATCTACCTCACCCTTGTCGGTGAAGGGAGTAACCATGGCTACTCCGAGCCCTTTGAAATTATGCTGCATGATTGTTATTGTTTATCAGTTTCATGTAATGTATCCAGTGCTTTACCCACTCCACAGGTCCTTCTCCTTCTTTCAGGCCAATCATCAAATCAAGGTATTCCTTGTTCCAATCCTGTTCCCGACCGCAATGAAATTTTGCCTGGCACATCAATCTGCTGTAGGCCATTGGGATGGAAAAAGATTCGGTTAAATCCACGAATACGTCCACCTTAGGAATCTTATCCGCTTTAGGCTTTAACCAGGTTCCTACTTCTTTGGGAGAAATGATTTGAGGATCAAATTGAAGGCCATTCTCGGTTTTCGTGGGTTTGAAGGTTTTGTCGAAGCAAAGAAAATGAACCGTCGTTTGGGCATTTTCCTGATGAATAACCTTCAGCAACTTCTTCTGGTCCAAACCTTTAAGTGTTTCCGGATCCAGAATGATAAGCAGGCTTTTCATCTGCGCCAAGGGCAAGAAACCACCGGCCACAGCACCTTGAAGGGCTTTGTTGACCTGTCCATTACCAATCCGTTCTCTAAAACTCCAGAACATAGCGCAAATATATTCCTTTCAACGCCAATTTTAATGGCCTTTTTGCGCCCGAACCATTCGATCTCTACCCGATAAATCCTGACGAACGCAAACGTTCTCATAACCAAGACTATCGAGGAGCTCCACTACCCCTTGGCCGTATTTTTCGTGAATCTCAAAATAGAGCTTTCCTCTCGGTTTTAAGGCCTTTTGAGCCTCTTCGGATATGCGGCGGTAAAAGATCAAGGGATCATTGTCCTCCACAAAAAGGGCCAATGAGGGTTCGTAATCCAAAACGTTGGCCTGCATATCGCTTGCATCCGATTTTAATACGTAGGGCGGATTTGATACCCAAATATCATAGGGTTTCTCCCCGTCGATCAGCTGGAAAGAATCCTGTAGGATATCCTTCGCATGGAAGTTAACCTCAGCATCATTTAAGCCAGCATTCTTCCTGGCGGTTTCCAAAGCCTCTGCAGATAGGTCGCATGCGTGGACCTCTACTCCATTTAATTCTTGCTGAAGGGTAATCGGAATGCAACCGGAACCGGTACCCAAATCCAAAACCTTCAGTCCCGCCTCGTTATGATGATCATCAATAATCCACTGGCAGAGTTCTTCCGTCTCAGGTCGGGGTATTAAAACCGATCCATCCACTTTAAATATCCGTCCGTAAAATTCAGCTTCACCAACGATGTATTGCCAAGGCTCATTTCGCTTCAAAGCCTTTGCAGCCTTAACGATGAGTAGCATTTCGGATTCGCTTACCCGCTTATTGGGTTCCAGCAGGTAATCCGCGGCATTTACCCGGAAGTAGTGCTCAAAAAAGCGATTTCGAAGCACGCGAATTTCTTCCTTGGAGAAGAATTCCTCGAGCTGTAATTGAAGGTACTGGTCTAAACTTTTGAGGGTGTTGTCTCTGGCTTTCATTAACGAATCTGCACCTCGTTGATCACTTGCAAATCGAGGTATTTGTCCAGAATGCTGTGGTATTCAGCGGTAGCGGCAAAACCGAAACCACCGACCATGAACTCGTTGAAAATATCGTTCCAATCGCTGTTTGGAGGGAAGATAAATCCAAATCGTTCTCCATTTAAATCAGCGTTGCGATGCACCCGTAAAATACCTCCTTGTTCTTTCGTAAAGGCCCAGTAGGTAATGATATCTACGTACCCATAATAAATGGGATCGTCTTTCATTTTAACCAACATCTCCTTGGGTGAGGAAACGTAACTAATCTGCATTCCTGGATAATGATCTTCCCGAATCTTCAACAATTCCTTTTCATGTGATGATCCCTTTACCACCAAGGCAACACGATCTTTGAATACAACGGAAAAATCCTTTACGCTTTCCAGCGAATTCACCTCAAGAGCAGATACAAGAACTGCTACATTTTTTAAATAGGGCTGAGAGAATTGAACCGAGTTTTTACGCTCAGCATTGATGGTTACAGAACCTAAACCAACCATTCCATTACCACCATCGCGGATAACATCATAGAACTTATTGAAGCCTTCATTTTTCACATAGTTGATTTCTAACTGTACACCTTTGTACTTCATCAACCAATTGGAGAATTCCGATAAGATGTCCACTTCAACCCCCATCATTTTGCCATTTGGATCCTGATAAGCAAAAGGGTAATTGTTGAAATAATAGGCGTTCAATACTCCATTCTTTTGAGTAGCAACCTTGTTCCAACTTTGATAAACCATCTGTTGAGAAAAAGCTTGTAGCCCACTCAACATCAATATCATACAAACTATTATCCGCATCGATTTCATAACCTGTTCAAGATTTGCGGCAAAAGTAAGTCTATTCCCTGAACCGACGAATAAGCCTAAGACAGACCGATTCTAAATTCACACAATCTTCGCTTTGGGATAATGTGGGTTTTTCTCCTTCCGAGGACGGACTATTGGCCGTATATCTGTGAGTTTGGATAGAAGTTTAACCAGGCAAAAGCAAAATGGACTCCATAAGCCAATCGGTTCAGTTGCTCCCCTTTTCGATCACCTGAAATACACTGACCGCGATGATTCCAAATAGACTGACTGCGCTCATCATGAATCGCTCCCTCCTTCCATAGAAAAGTGTCCTCTCCTGGATCAAACACGGCAATTTTACCCAAGTCCTTTGACTCACGGATTTCTTTTTCATCCATCACCGAAAGTTGTCCGGACTCGTGCAACAAGAGAATCCCCTGCCCTTCGTGCTGATCTTGAATCAAATGTTGATTTTGAATTACGCTTAAGAGATAGACCTTGGGAATACGCTGCCCATATAAATTCACCACATACTCGGTTGGAGGAAGTCGGTCATCCACTTCACCATGGAAAAGAAAAGGCTTTTTTCCCAGACTATCGTAATGATGGTAGGGATTGGATCCATAGCTATTATCCGCTTTTGACTGCAGTACTCTTCCCTGCGGATAAAACTGAACAAAGTCCTCCAAAGAAGTAATCTCGGACGGAAGTATAGTGAGTTCCTGTCCGGACAGTTCTCCAACAATAGCTCGTCCTGTCATTTGCTGCCACCACGACTCCGTCTGCCGATCCCACATTACCAGATCCGAATGGCGTAACATTCCTGAAACACCAAAATCCAGTTCCAAGGGCTGGCCATTCACATCCAGATTACGATCAAAAACGATGGATGCATGGCAAAGCGGGCAGAAGGTAACAGTGATACCTAATCCGCCAATTCGATCATTCACAATTTCATGAAACATCAATATGCTTAAGGGATAAGCCTTAGCCTCGCCATCTCGCTCTACCACGATCACGGGCTCTTGAGGAATTCCAAGCACCAGAGCCTTAGCCCCATCCACAAAATAGGGATCATCAATGGGTGGAATTCCGTCACGTGGCAACAGGCACAGAAATTCATCCAAGGGCACTTCAGCTTCGAGCGTATCCGTATTCCAAGACTGGTTAACCTCTCGTGGATCTCGAATTTGCCCAAAAGACACCGAAGACCACAACACAAAGATCAAACTATAGAACAGCGGGCGAAGCATGAGGGTGAAAGTAGAACATTTCACCCAATGCAAAAGGTTAATCAACAGACAGAAAGAGCTAAAAAAGAGAAAGTTGATCAGGCTTCTTGGGGCTTAGTTGGTAGGCTGGCTTCCGGTCTTTAAAATGAAGGGTTCGATGAATACGAGCCAAGGCCGATATCGCATCAGCTTCAGCACCTTCTCCCCTCATTCTGATTTTTGATCGAGAATCACTTAGACTTCCTCCATGCAGTTTTTTAATCTGGTTAAGCAATTTGTTCGCCCGATCTGGATAATGGCGCTGAGCCCATACTTCAAACAGGGTGCCATTCTGATGATTCAGACGTACCACCAAATGATGGAAACCGGAAGCTCCTGCCTCTGCTGATCGCTGAATTATTTCAGGAATTTCAGTAGAGTTCAATCCAGGAATCACAGGAGCCATCATCACGGTTACCGGAATCCCAGCTTCACTCAATTGTTTAACCGCATTCAACCGGCGTAAACCAGTAGAAGTTCGAGGCTCCAAGGCTCTTCTAAGGCGCTCATCCAGAGTAGTTATCGATACTGCCACGGTTACCAATTGACGGGAAGCCAGCTCTTTAAGAATATCTAAATCCCGCAGAATCAGATCGTTTTTGGTAATCATTCCTACTGGGTGCCTTTCCTCCAAAAACACTTCAAGCAGCTGTCGGGTAATTCCAAGCTCTCTTTCAACAGGTTGATAGCAATCCGTATTTCCTGATAACATGACCGGCTCACCTTCCCAATTGCGACTGCGCAGTTTGGCTCTCAACAAGGTGGGTGCTGTCTTTTTCACCATAATTTTTCGCTCAAAATCTACCCCGGCATCATAGCCCCAATAGTTATGGGTATGCCGGGCATAGCAATAGATGCAACCATGTTCGCACCCCTGGTAGGGATTTAATCCCCAACGATAGGGAATATCTGGGCTATCAATCTTGTTAAGAATGGATTTTGGATAAACTTCCTGATAGATCGTGGGTTCTGTAATTTCTGAATCGGGGACATCTAACCCATCATATTCTTCTCTAACATAACGGTGCTCGAGATAGGGATTATGCACTTTAGACTGGGCTCCCTGGCCTTTAACGGCCTGTGGCGAATGGGACATAATATGGCCTTCATGGTTTTAGGTTTGGTACACGAATAATCCCCATGAATAGCAGCCTAAATGGAACTTAAGCTGCCGCTTCGAAGCACAAAGAGACAGGGAATAAACGAGAATTCCAACAAGGGGGCATTTTACTACAAATTCAGGCAACATTATCTATTTTCGTGGTGATGAAAGAACTGCTCAACAAGCTGCGTGACGGCCACGATATCATCTTCAAAGGCCTGTTGCTTTTGGTCAGCTTGGTCACCATCGTTTATTTCCTGCCTAAGGAGGCCAAGTTTCAATACGAATTTCAAGTTGGAAAACCCTGGCTTCACGAAAACCTGTTGGCTCCTTACGATTTTGCCATCTACAAATCAGATCAGGAAATGCAGGAAGAACGGGAGACGGTTACCCGAAACTCCCAATATTTTTTCGATCAGGAAGAAATTGTGGGCGAAGAGGCCTTACGTCAGTTCGAAAAAGACCTGGTAAGCCGGCTGGATACCAGCAGAAAGAAAGAACGGAAAATTTACAACCGCTTACTCCCCATTGGTCGCTCTGCATTAGCCCATATTTACAAGCGAGGCATCGTTAAACCCGTTTCCGAAATAGAAGATCTGGAAGAAGATCAGTTGGTTGTGATTAGTCGTGACAACCTGGGCCAGGAAAAAGTGCTGGGTGATTTGTACACGATTTCATCGGTTTTGGAATACCTCAAATCCCAGTACAATAGAATCGATGATGATGAGCAAAGGCAATTGCTGAAGGATCTGTTAATTCGAAACATGTCTCATAACGTGTTTTACGATGCGGAAAAAACAGAAGCCGTATTGCAGGAACGCATAGAAGCCATCTCCCCGACACGCGGTAAGGTCGAAAAAGATGAGCTCATTATTTCCCGAGGAAATGTAGTTACTGAACCGCTTTATCAACGATTGGAGTCTCTGAAACGGGAATACCTCAAGCGTAAAGGAGGGGCTGGAAGTCAATATTACATTGCGGCTGGACAAATCCTATTGGTAGGAATGATCCTGCTTGTTTTGGTCCTGTTCCTGTCTATTTTCCGGCAACACATTATCAACGTGAGCAACCGGGTATTCTTTATCCTCGTTACCTTCACCCTTATTGTGCTCATGGGAACCATTCCGCTCTATATCGAGCAAGTTCCCATTTATGTACTGCCATTTTGCCTCCTTCCCATTCTTATCAAGGCATTCTATGACGAAATACTGGCGGCCTTCATTCATGTACTCGCCATGATATTGA is a window encoding:
- a CDS encoding T9SS type A sorting domain-containing protein, with product MRWLLIILCLYFPSVLLAQIEFKHQLGPISKAEQSRFAVRQADQTQVYTQRGKFDVREQSLFLRVDPAVHYIEGTVQTKVKVVAEGLDTIQLDLSNELQVDTVLVANQLMAITHENDVITIPLDSALPLDMELDIVILYKGEPTRSTRSFQTDTTGQGIPVLWTLSEPYGAKDWWPCKQDLTDKIEKLQISITAPSAYSSVSNGLKKLVEDKGNGWSKTVWEHNYPIVSYLVAITVAPYAYFEEDIPVGDKSLRFVNYVYPEDSAEAVNDLVDFDQTLHLFDSLFGTYPFIDEHYGHAQFKWGGGMEHQTMSFMYHFKHGLVAHELAHQWFGDQITCGSWQDLWLNEGFATYLEGLTYEFNIPVLWNAWKEDKISLITTHPGGSVHVPDTNNLGRLFDPKWTYAKGAYLLHMLRWKMGDEAFFEAIRNYLNDESLNYGFARTEDLIRHLKEAGGQGIDEFFNDWFYRQGWPSYTIEWYQDRQYNLYLILNQEQSWVWEGTFFDMVLPIHVVGDRTDTLLRLDHSYDRQEYKIPLEGPVRVVSFDPKRWILSADNEVIHVDYKHQPVSYKIAPNPVQDDVLTVIYSDAILPSLQIRIFDMSGRMVMEKQVTTQLSAESFSLSLAGIGKGQYLIEIKDFWEETTLKFQKQ
- a CDS encoding DUF368 domain-containing protein, which codes for MSNRSIKDYMVLTLKGMAMGAADVVPGVSGGTIAFISGIYEELLSTISGVRPRLITVLRKEGLKSFWKELNGNFIVALFLGILISIASLATVIKYLLREQPVLLWSFFFGLIIASVFLVGKQVRNFKAPINIIGLIAGTVIAYFITLATPTGESQNLIYIFFCGSIAITAMILPGISGSFILLLLGAYTTVLGTVSDLIQFLKNGQFGEMVSGVTLIAVFAAGCLTGLLGFSGALSWLFKKAHDFTVAVLTGFLIGSLNKVWPWKHTLESIVLHPGEPNERVVPMVEENVLPQAFNGDPQLLFAILLALAGFGLIMILDRFAPENQEAA
- a CDS encoding shikimate dehydrogenase; amino-acid sequence: MPQFGLIGQSLAHSFSRDFFLDKFESLNLTDHDYLNFEINDLEELPPIVEAHPELMGFNVTIPFKEEMVTFLDRHTLEASAVGAVNCVKIVREGENVFWIGHNTDVYGFQTSLQNMPGIDRVKTALILGTGGAAKSVQWVLDRMKIKHKSVSRDPLARINYYNLKPQRVADVQLIINATPLGTWPDVDECPPIPYEVIGADHLCFDLVYNPEKSLFLAQAEAQGATIQNGLEMLVLQAEKSWEIWNS
- a CDS encoding HDIG domain-containing protein, with product MKELLNKLRDGHDIIFKGLLLLVSLVTIVYFLPKEAKFQYEFQVGKPWLHENLLAPYDFAIYKSDQEMQEERETVTRNSQYFFDQEEIVGEEALRQFEKDLVSRLDTSRKKERKIYNRLLPIGRSALAHIYKRGIVKPVSEIEDLEEDQLVVISRDNLGQEKVLGDLYTISSVLEYLKSQYNRIDDDEQRQLLKDLLIRNMSHNVFYDAEKTEAVLQERIEAISPTRGKVEKDELIISRGNVVTEPLYQRLESLKREYLKRKGGAGSQYYIAAGQILLVGMILLVLVLFLSIFRQHIINVSNRVFFILVTFTLIVLMGTIPLYIEQVPIYVLPFCLLPILIKAFYDEILAAFIHVLAMILIGFVAPNGYEFVFLQSMAGLIAIFSLVTVRKRSQLITTTLVIFVTYVASDLALLIVQEGDWHNIEWQNMYWFAGSAILTLLVYPLIYLFEKLFGFLSDVTLMELADTNSKLLRELATRAPGTFQHSMQVANLSERAILNIGGDPLLVRTGALYHDIGKMKQPHYFIENQVGGVNPHDELAPEESAEIILDHVLEGIELAKKSRLPEVIIDFIRTHHGTSQVKYFLYQYQQAHPDEEIDLSRFSYRGPIPFSKETAVLMMADACEAASRSLPNYSVESIGKLVNGIIDSQADQGQFANADITFKDISTIKKIFTKMLLNIYHVRIEYPKD
- a CDS encoding transporter substrate-binding domain-containing protein translates to MRIIVCMILMLSGLQAFSQQMVYQSWNKVATQKNGVLNAYYFNNYPFAYQDPNGKMMGVEVDILSEFSNWLMKYKGVQLEINYVKNEGFNKFYDVIRDGGNGMVGLGSVTINAERKNSVQFSQPYLKNVAVLVSALEVNSLESVKDFSVVFKDRVALVVKGSSHEKELLKIREDHYPGMQISYVSSPKEMLVKMKDDPIYYGYVDIITYWAFTKEQGGILRVHRNADLNGERFGFIFPPNSDWNDIFNEFMVGGFGFAATAEYHSILDKYLDLQVINEVQIR
- a CDS encoding DUF3179 domain-containing protein → MLRPLFYSLIFVLWSSVSFGQIRDPREVNQSWNTDTLEAEVPLDEFLCLLPRDGIPPIDDPYFVDGAKALVLGIPQEPVIVVERDGEAKAYPLSILMFHEIVNDRIGGLGITVTFCPLCHASIVFDRNLDVNGQPLELDFGVSGMLRHSDLVMWDRQTESWWQQMTGRAIVGELSGQELTILPSEITSLEDFVQFYPQGRVLQSKADNSYGSNPYHHYDSLGKKPFLFHGEVDDRLPPTEYVVNLYGQRIPKVYLLSVIQNQHLIQDQHEGQGILLLHESGQLSVMDEKEIRESKDLGKIAVFDPGEDTFLWKEGAIHDERSQSIWNHRGQCISGDRKGEQLNRLAYGVHFAFAWLNFYPNSQIYGQ
- a CDS encoding PA0069 family radical SAM protein: MSHSPQAVKGQGAQSKVHNPYLEHRYVREEYDGLDVPDSEITEPTIYQEVYPKSILNKIDSPDIPYRWGLNPYQGCEHGCIYCYARHTHNYWGYDAGVDFERKIMVKKTAPTLLRAKLRSRNWEGEPVMLSGNTDCYQPVERELGITRQLLEVFLEERHPVGMITKNDLILRDLDILKELASRQLVTVAVSITTLDERLRRALEPRTSTGLRRLNAVKQLSEAGIPVTVMMAPVIPGLNSTEIPEIIQRSAEAGASGFHHLVVRLNHQNGTLFEVWAQRHYPDRANKLLNQIKKLHGGSLSDSRSKIRMRGEGAEADAISALARIHRTLHFKDRKPAYQLSPKKPDQLSLF
- the prmC gene encoding peptide chain release factor N(5)-glutamine methyltransferase, whose protein sequence is MKARDNTLKSLDQYLQLQLEEFFSKEEIRVLRNRFFEHYFRVNAADYLLEPNKRVSESEMLLIVKAAKALKRNEPWQYIVGEAEFYGRIFKVDGSVLIPRPETEELCQWIIDDHHNEAGLKVLDLGTGSGCIPITLQQELNGVEVHACDLSAEALETARKNAGLNDAEVNFHAKDILQDSFQLIDGEKPYDIWVSNPPYVLKSDASDMQANVLDYEPSLALFVEDNDPLIFYRRISEEAQKALKPRGKLYFEIHEKYGQGVVELLDSLGYENVCVRQDLSGRDRMVRAQKGH
- a CDS encoding 4-hydroxy-tetrahydrodipicolinate synthase, giving the protein MQHNFKGLGVAMVTPFTDKGEVDYAGLENLTNYLVEGGVDYLVVQGTTGESATMTLAEKQEVLRVVKQVNQGRKPVVFGHGGNNTASLVEGFSNFDLDGVYAILSASPYYNKPTQEGIYQHYKALSEASPLPIILYNVPGRTASNMSADTTLRLARDFDNIIAVKEASGDLVQIVKILKDKPEDFKVISGDDALVVPHIAAGGDGVISVIGNALPKDFGKMTHAALNGDYAEAQRIQNRVSDLIDQLFVQGNPAGIKAALKMKGVCGEAVRLPLVNISDDLRTAMEKELEGLN